In one window of Pseudomonas sp. IAC-BECa141 DNA:
- a CDS encoding metal ABC transporter substrate-binding protein, translating to MRALLVLFSLMLSMSLSAAEKLPVVTSFSILADMVHQVGGEHIQIINMVGPDADAHTYEPTPDDAKALLKAKLIVKNGLGFEPWLDRLVASTNTRAPVISASRGVIPRSLDEDGETVPDPHAWHNLANAELYVANITKALIAADPANKADYERNSQAYLKQIYALLAQAKTKLGSLPPGNRKIVTSHDAFGYLGQAYGIDFMAPQGLSTEREPSAAEVAALITQIRQAKVKAVFMENIKDARLLKQIADESGAHIGGTLYSDALAANGPASTFTGLFEYNLNTLYQALSQP from the coding sequence ATGCGCGCTCTACTCGTGCTGTTCAGCCTGATGCTGTCGATGTCGTTATCGGCGGCGGAAAAACTGCCGGTGGTCACCAGTTTCAGCATCCTTGCCGACATGGTGCATCAGGTCGGCGGTGAGCATATCCAGATCATCAACATGGTCGGCCCTGACGCTGATGCCCACACTTACGAACCCACTCCGGATGACGCCAAGGCCCTGCTCAAGGCGAAACTGATCGTCAAGAACGGGCTGGGTTTCGAGCCTTGGCTGGATCGGCTGGTCGCCAGCACCAACACAAGAGCCCCAGTGATCAGTGCCAGTCGCGGCGTGATTCCGCGCTCGCTGGATGAGGACGGCGAAACCGTCCCCGACCCTCACGCCTGGCACAACCTGGCAAACGCCGAGCTGTACGTTGCCAACATTACCAAGGCGCTGATCGCTGCTGATCCGGCCAACAAAGCCGACTACGAGCGCAACAGCCAGGCCTACCTGAAACAGATCTACGCCCTCCTCGCCCAAGCGAAAACCAAGCTCGGTTCACTGCCGCCGGGCAACCGCAAGATCGTCACCAGCCATGACGCCTTCGGTTATCTCGGTCAGGCCTACGGCATCGACTTCATGGCGCCACAAGGACTGTCCACCGAACGCGAACCTTCTGCTGCCGAAGTCGCCGCGCTGATCACCCAGATCCGCCAGGCCAAGGTCAAAGCGGTGTTCATGGAAAACATCAAGGACGCGCGCCTGCTGAAACAGATCGCCGACGAAAGCGGCGCACACATCGGCGGCACGCTGTACTCCGACGCCCTCGCCGCAAACGGTCCGGCCAGTACTTTCACCGGGCTGTTCGAATACAACCTCAACACTCTCTACCAAGCCCTGAGCCAGCCATGA
- a CDS encoding carbonate dehydratase, which translates to MIRKNPSGDLPQIAESAYVDKTAIICGKVVIGENVFVGPYAVIRADEVDATGEMEPITIGANSNIQDGVVIHSKSGAAVTIGEFSSIAHRSIVHGPCTVGDRVFIGFNSVLFNCVVGNGCVVRHNSVVDGRDLPDAFYVPSTTRIGPGTDLSQFPPVSVSASEFSEDVARTNVDLVRGYKALQNEF; encoded by the coding sequence ATGATCCGAAAAAATCCTTCCGGTGATTTGCCGCAGATTGCCGAGTCTGCCTACGTCGATAAAACCGCGATCATTTGCGGCAAAGTGGTGATCGGCGAAAACGTTTTCGTCGGCCCGTACGCGGTGATCCGCGCTGATGAAGTGGACGCCACCGGCGAGATGGAACCGATCACCATCGGCGCCAATTCGAACATCCAGGACGGCGTGGTGATCCACTCCAAATCCGGCGCAGCGGTGACCATCGGCGAATTCAGCTCCATCGCCCACCGTTCGATCGTGCATGGCCCGTGCACGGTCGGCGACCGCGTTTTCATCGGCTTCAACAGCGTGCTGTTCAACTGCGTGGTCGGTAACGGTTGCGTGGTGCGGCACAACTCGGTGGTCGACGGCCGGGACCTGCCGGACGCGTTCTATGTGCCCTCCACCACCCGCATCGGTCCGGGTACCGACCTCTCGCAATTCCCGCCGGTGAGCGTCAGCGCCTCCGAGTTTTCCGAAGACGTGGCGCGTACCAACGTCGACCTGGTGCGCGGCTACAAAGCCCTGCAGAACGAGTTCTGA
- a CDS encoding dihydroorotase → MSSVLIRNARLVNEGRQFDADLLVSNGRIVKIAGSIEGENATREIDANGQWLLPGMIDDQVHFREPGAPAKGSIHTESRAAVVGGITSFMDMPNTNPATLTLEALADKKRRAAITSVANYGFHFGVSHDNLDTVAALNPCEVAGVKVFMGASTGNMLVDDPNTLERLFAQVPTILLAHCEHTPSIEVNAGNLRERYGNHLPADAHALIRNADTCFRSSSLAVDLAKRHGTRLHVLHLTTARELALFEDKPLSQKRITAEVCLHHLLFDDRDYPNLGNLIKCNPAIKSQSDRDALRQALLSNRLDVIGSDHAPHTWAEKQQAYEQAPSGLPLVQHALPALLELVADGVLPITTLVAKTSHRVADLFAIPDRGYLREGYWADLVLVQPEPKGVAVSRQPVLSQCGWTPFAQRSFRHRVSTTVVSGQIAWHDHRIHDNCQGLPLRFMR, encoded by the coding sequence ATGAGCAGTGTGTTGATTCGCAATGCGCGGCTGGTGAACGAAGGTCGTCAGTTCGACGCCGATCTGTTGGTCAGCAACGGGCGCATCGTCAAGATCGCCGGCAGCATCGAAGGTGAAAACGCGACCCGTGAAATCGACGCCAACGGCCAATGGTTGCTGCCGGGCATGATTGACGACCAGGTGCATTTTCGCGAGCCGGGTGCACCGGCCAAGGGCAGCATCCACACCGAATCCCGTGCTGCCGTGGTTGGGGGCATCACCAGTTTCATGGACATGCCCAACACCAACCCTGCCACGCTGACCCTTGAAGCGCTGGCCGACAAAAAGCGCCGGGCAGCGATCACCTCGGTGGCCAACTACGGTTTTCACTTCGGTGTCAGTCACGACAATCTGGACACCGTCGCGGCGCTCAATCCCTGTGAAGTGGCCGGTGTGAAAGTGTTCATGGGCGCGTCCACCGGCAACATGCTGGTGGACGACCCGAACACCCTCGAGCGCCTGTTCGCGCAAGTGCCGACGATTCTGCTGGCCCACTGTGAACACACGCCGAGCATCGAAGTGAATGCCGGGAATCTGCGTGAGCGCTACGGCAATCATTTGCCAGCCGATGCCCACGCGCTGATCCGCAATGCGGATACCTGCTTTCGTTCGTCGTCTCTGGCAGTGGATCTGGCGAAACGTCACGGCACTCGTCTGCACGTCCTGCACCTGACCACGGCCCGCGAACTGGCGTTGTTCGAAGACAAGCCGCTGTCGCAAAAACGCATCACCGCCGAAGTCTGCCTGCACCATCTACTGTTCGATGACCGTGACTATCCGAACCTCGGCAACCTGATCAAATGCAATCCGGCGATCAAGTCCCAAAGCGATCGCGACGCCCTGCGCCAGGCACTGCTAAGCAATCGGCTGGACGTGATCGGCAGCGATCATGCGCCGCACACCTGGGCGGAAAAACAGCAAGCGTATGAACAGGCGCCGTCCGGGCTGCCACTGGTGCAACACGCGCTGCCGGCGTTGTTGGAACTGGTGGCGGATGGCGTGCTGCCGATCACCACACTGGTGGCCAAGACCAGTCACCGGGTGGCGGATCTGTTTGCCATTCCGGATCGCGGCTATTTGCGTGAGGGGTATTGGGCGGATCTGGTGTTGGTGCAACCGGAGCCCAAGGGTGTCGCGGTGTCACGCCAGCCGGTTCTGTCGCAATGCGGCTGGACGCCGTTCGCTCAGCGCAGCTTTCGGCATCGGGTCAGCACGACGGTGGTTTCGGGGCAAATTGCGTGGCATGACCATCGGATCCATGACAACTGTCAGGGATTGCCGCTGCGGTTCATGCGCTGA
- a CDS encoding DUF3617 domain-containing protein: MNVRLLGLALGLGLALPVVAQAQMLQPGLWEMTSSNVKVDDQVMDVQSILGQIQGQITPQQRAELEKQGINIGGKGIRACLTPQQVATNDIPLADPQSGCKQQITERVGNQWKFRFSCPKAQGTGVATFLSDREFTTVANGTFNAIGINQKGSLETRAVWLGQDCGTVKPRA, translated from the coding sequence ATGAACGTTCGTCTGCTGGGTTTGGCGCTGGGCCTGGGTTTGGCCTTGCCGGTGGTTGCTCAGGCGCAAATGCTGCAGCCGGGGTTGTGGGAAATGACGTCGAGCAATGTGAAGGTCGATGATCAGGTGATGGATGTGCAGTCGATCCTCGGCCAGATTCAGGGCCAGATCACTCCGCAACAACGGGCTGAACTGGAGAAGCAGGGGATCAACATCGGCGGCAAGGGCATTCGCGCCTGTCTGACGCCGCAGCAGGTGGCGACCAACGATATTCCATTGGCGGATCCGCAGTCGGGCTGCAAGCAGCAGATCACCGAGCGTGTCGGCAACCAGTGGAAATTCCGCTTCAGTTGCCCGAAAGCCCAAGGCACCGGTGTCGCGACGTTCCTCAGTGACCGCGAGTTCACCACCGTCGCCAACGGTACTTTCAACGCCATCGGGATCAACCAGAAGGGCAGTCTGGAAACCCGGGCAGTCTGGCTGGGTCAGGATTGCGGTACGGTCAAACCGAGAGCGTAA
- the cls gene encoding cardiolipin synthase, protein MDYFGPHIFGYLIALIHTLGSIAAIHAVLTVRTAQGSIAWALSLIFIPYLTLIPYLVFGRSTFDGYIKARRQANEQMRQAISELNWRPWVEEALTARASNAYDSLRAMPKLGRMPCLANNEVRLLINGAATFEAIFHAIDQAREAVLIQFFIIHDDRLGQRLRDLLLKKAAEGVVIHLLYDRIGSHALPHSYVQALRDGGVEVKAFATRGGWLNRFQVNFRNHRKIVVVDGLIGFVGGHNVGDEYMGEKPPLAPWRDTHVQVRGPVVACMQESFAEDWFWAARSLPPLILPDAYPEDGVLCQLLASGPADAYETCSLFFVEAIHAATERVWITSPYFIPDEAVFAALRLAVLRGVDVRLLLPSRPDHRIVYAASSLYAFEAVRAGVRVFRYEPGFLHQKVVLIDSEISAIGSANLDNRSFRLNFEVMLLTVDSEFAASVEQMLNDDFAQAYEVAKEESREIHRLQQVGMRIARLISPIL, encoded by the coding sequence ATGGATTATTTCGGACCGCACATCTTCGGTTACCTGATCGCCCTGATACACACCCTCGGCTCGATCGCTGCGATCCATGCCGTATTGACCGTACGCACGGCACAAGGCTCGATTGCCTGGGCGCTGTCGCTGATCTTCATTCCCTACCTCACCCTCATCCCGTATCTGGTGTTCGGCCGCAGCACCTTCGATGGCTACATCAAGGCCCGCCGCCAGGCCAACGAACAGATGCGCCAGGCGATTTCCGAACTCAACTGGCGGCCGTGGGTGGAAGAAGCCTTGACCGCCCGCGCCTCGAATGCGTATGACTCGTTGCGGGCGATGCCGAAACTGGGGCGCATGCCGTGCCTGGCCAACAATGAAGTGCGATTGCTGATCAACGGTGCCGCCACCTTCGAGGCGATTTTCCACGCAATCGACCAGGCGCGGGAAGCCGTGCTGATCCAGTTTTTTATCATTCACGACGATCGACTCGGTCAGCGCCTGCGTGACCTGTTGCTGAAAAAAGCGGCCGAAGGCGTGGTGATCCATTTGCTCTATGACCGCATCGGCAGCCACGCCCTGCCCCACAGCTACGTGCAGGCGCTGCGCGATGGCGGCGTCGAGGTCAAAGCATTTGCCACCCGCGGCGGCTGGCTCAATCGTTTCCAGGTGAATTTCCGCAACCACCGAAAGATCGTGGTGGTCGACGGGCTGATCGGGTTTGTCGGCGGCCACAACGTCGGCGACGAGTACATGGGTGAAAAACCACCGCTGGCACCGTGGCGCGATACCCACGTCCAGGTGCGCGGCCCGGTGGTCGCGTGCATGCAGGAGTCATTTGCCGAAGACTGGTTCTGGGCCGCGCGGTCATTGCCGCCGCTGATCCTGCCGGACGCCTACCCGGAGGACGGCGTACTTTGCCAATTACTCGCCAGTGGCCCGGCGGATGCCTACGAAACCTGCTCGCTGTTCTTCGTCGAAGCCATCCACGCCGCCACCGAGCGCGTGTGGATCACCAGCCCCTACTTCATTCCCGACGAAGCCGTGTTCGCCGCATTACGCCTCGCGGTATTGCGCGGGGTCGACGTGCGTCTGCTGCTGCCTTCGCGTCCCGACCACCGCATCGTCTACGCCGCATCCAGCCTGTACGCGTTCGAAGCGGTGCGCGCCGGCGTGCGGGTATTCCGCTATGAACCGGGATTCCTGCATCAAAAAGTGGTGTTGATCGACAGCGAAATCAGCGCCATCGGCAGCGCCAATCTGGACAACCGCTCGTTCCGGCTGAATTTCGAAGTGATGCTGCTGACCGTCGACAGCGAATTCGCCGCCAGCGTGGAACAGATGCTCAATGACGACTTTGCCCAAGCCTACGAGGTCGCCAAAGAAGAAAGCCGGGAGATCCATCGCCTGCAACAGGTCGGCATGCGGATCGCCCGGCTGATTTCACCGATTCTCTAG
- the cfaB gene encoding C17 cyclopropane fatty acid synthase CfaB yields the protein MLAQLPPALQNLQLPLRLRLWDGHEFNLGPTPSVTIVVKDPLMVSQLTHPSLDALGAAFVEGKLELEGSISEVIRVCDELSSALLDEDEDSHPVRTLHDKETDAKAISYHYDLSNAFYQLWLDSDMAYSCAYFETGSETLEQAQQAKFRHLCRKLRLQPGDYLLDVGCGWGGLARYAAREFGAKVFGITLSKEQLALARERVKAEGLEDQIELQLLDYRDLPQDGRFDKVVSVGMFEHVGHANLAEYCKTLFGAVKEGGLVMNHGITAKHTDGRPVGRGAGDFIEKYVFPNGELPHLAMISAEISEAGLEIVDVESLRLHYARTLDHWSERLEDNLEAAAKLVPEQALRIWRLYLAGCAYAFARGWINLHQILAVKAHADGSHELPWTRDDIYNP from the coding sequence ATGCTCGCGCAACTTCCACCGGCCTTACAGAATCTGCAGCTTCCGCTTCGCCTGCGACTCTGGGACGGCCATGAATTCAATCTGGGCCCGACGCCCAGCGTCACCATCGTGGTCAAGGACCCGTTGATGGTGTCCCAGTTGACCCATCCAAGCCTCGACGCGCTGGGGGCGGCGTTCGTCGAGGGCAAACTCGAACTGGAAGGGTCGATCAGCGAGGTCATCCGGGTGTGCGATGAGTTGAGCTCCGCGCTGCTTGATGAAGACGAAGACAGTCACCCGGTGCGCACGCTCCACGACAAGGAAACCGACGCCAAGGCCATCTCCTATCACTACGATCTGTCCAACGCGTTCTACCAGCTGTGGCTGGACAGCGACATGGCGTATTCCTGTGCGTATTTCGAAACCGGCAGCGAAACCCTTGAGCAGGCGCAACAGGCCAAGTTCCGGCACCTGTGTCGCAAGCTGCGTTTGCAGCCAGGTGATTACCTGCTGGACGTCGGTTGCGGCTGGGGCGGTCTGGCGCGTTACGCCGCCCGTGAGTTCGGCGCCAAGGTCTTCGGTATCACCCTGAGCAAGGAACAACTGGCGCTGGCTCGTGAGCGGGTCAAGGCTGAAGGCCTGGAAGACCAGATCGAACTGCAGCTGCTTGACTACCGCGATCTGCCTCAGGACGGGCGTTTCGACAAGGTGGTCAGCGTCGGCATGTTCGAACACGTCGGCCACGCCAACCTCGCCGAATACTGCAAAACCCTGTTCGGCGCGGTGAAAGAGGGCGGTCTGGTGATGAACCACGGCATCACCGCCAAGCACACCGATGGCCGTCCGGTGGGGCGCGGTGCCGGGGATTTCATCGAGAAGTACGTGTTCCCCAACGGCGAGCTGCCGCACCTGGCGATGATCTCGGCCGAGATCAGCGAAGCGGGTCTGGAGATTGTCGACGTCGAAAGTCTGCGTCTGCATTACGCGCGCACCCTGGACCACTGGAGCGAACGGCTGGAGGACAATCTTGAAGCCGCCGCGAAACTGGTGCCGGAGCAGGCGCTGCGTATCTGGCGTCTGTACCTGGCGGGCTGCGCTTACGCATTCGCTCGCGGCTGGATCAACCTGCACCAGATTCTCGCCGTGAAAGCCCATGCCGACGGCAGCCATGAACTGCCGTGGACCAGGGACGACATCTACAACCCTTGA
- a CDS encoding heavy metal translocating P-type ATPase — MTATTSAPSLLSSAEQRRAARQLTLAMLALGLLGLGLIWRWLMPEQTGVSQLLLGFASLLVAVPVMRSAWFSLRYPSLHGITDQLIALAMIGAWATGDLLTAALLPIIMIFGHVLEERSVIGSQEAIHALGQLTRSHARKVQADGSVIEVDNGALKAGDKVEVRAGDRVPADGRVVSGQASLDTASITGESVPVEAVVGMAVFGGAINLDGLLRIEVTRTGDESTLGKVIALMQNAERSKPPITRLLERYAGSYMVLVLLLAAVTWFITNDAQAMLAVLVAACPCALVLSAPATAIAGVAVAARHGILIRSSAFLEELADLTSLVVDKTGTLTYGTLRLQSISSPRADHGSVMALAASLGAASSHPVSRALAGLVSAEEVLVLTDIHERQGLGVVAQTAQGEAALGRPELFAQLGIPTTAIPEHDGPIAGLALNGEFLAWLLLADTVKPEARFALSELRDLGLGRQLLLTGDRQSVAQTLAKDVGLHEVEAQALPEDKLNRVLKEIDNGFRPMVVGDGINDSLALKAGVVGVAMGAGGADIALASADIVLIGSDLRRLGTCVRLSRQCRKTLQVNVIIGLGWTLAIVVFAAFGWLGAAGAMIAALLHNLSTLLVLGNAGRLLRFQEPLLKLKASD; from the coding sequence ATGACTGCCACCACCTCCGCTCCGAGCCTGTTGTCCTCGGCCGAACAACGCCGCGCCGCGCGCCAGTTGACCCTGGCGATGCTCGCCCTCGGCTTGCTTGGTCTTGGACTGATCTGGCGCTGGTTGATGCCGGAACAGACCGGCGTCAGTCAGTTGTTGCTCGGATTTGCTTCTTTATTGGTCGCGGTGCCGGTGATGCGTTCGGCGTGGTTCAGCCTGCGTTATCCGAGCCTGCACGGCATCACTGATCAATTGATCGCCCTGGCGATGATCGGGGCCTGGGCCACGGGCGATCTGCTCACCGCTGCGCTGTTGCCGATCATCATGATCTTCGGCCATGTGCTGGAAGAGCGCAGTGTGATCGGCTCCCAGGAAGCGATTCATGCCCTCGGCCAACTGACGCGCAGCCATGCGCGCAAGGTGCAGGCGGACGGCTCGGTCATCGAAGTCGACAATGGTGCGCTCAAGGCCGGCGACAAAGTCGAAGTGCGCGCCGGCGATCGCGTGCCGGCGGACGGTCGGGTGGTGTCCGGTCAGGCCAGCCTCGATACGGCGTCGATCACCGGTGAGTCGGTGCCGGTGGAGGCGGTTGTCGGCATGGCAGTGTTCGGCGGCGCGATCAACCTCGACGGGTTGCTGCGAATTGAAGTGACCCGTACCGGGGATGAGTCGACCCTCGGCAAGGTCATCGCGCTGATGCAAAACGCCGAACGCTCCAAGCCGCCGATCACCCGTTTGCTCGAACGCTATGCCGGCAGTTACATGGTGCTGGTGTTGTTGCTTGCGGCAGTCACCTGGTTCATCACCAACGATGCACAGGCGATGCTCGCGGTGCTGGTGGCGGCATGCCCATGCGCGCTGGTGTTGTCGGCGCCGGCCACGGCGATTGCCGGAGTGGCGGTGGCCGCTCGGCACGGGATTCTGATCCGCAGTTCGGCGTTCCTGGAGGAATTGGCTGATCTCACTTCGCTGGTCGTCGACAAGACCGGCACCCTGACTTACGGCACGCTGCGCTTGCAGTCGATCAGCAGCCCGCGAGCGGATCACGGATCGGTAATGGCACTGGCCGCGAGCCTGGGCGCGGCGAGCAGCCATCCTGTCAGCCGCGCGCTGGCCGGACTGGTCAGCGCGGAAGAGGTGTTGGTGCTGACCGATATTCATGAGCGGCAGGGGTTGGGCGTAGTGGCCCAAACCGCGCAAGGCGAGGCCGCACTCGGGCGCCCGGAGCTGTTTGCGCAGTTGGGCATCCCGACCACCGCGATCCCCGAACACGATGGCCCGATTGCCGGATTGGCATTGAATGGCGAATTTCTCGCCTGGCTGTTGCTGGCCGACACCGTCAAACCGGAAGCGCGATTTGCGTTGAGCGAGCTGCGTGACCTCGGGCTGGGGAGGCAACTGTTGTTAACCGGTGACCGGCAGAGCGTTGCGCAAACCCTGGCCAAGGACGTCGGCCTGCACGAAGTAGAAGCCCAGGCGTTGCCCGAAGACAAACTCAACCGAGTGCTCAAGGAAATCGATAACGGCTTCCGGCCGATGGTGGTCGGCGACGGGATCAACGATTCGCTGGCGCTCAAGGCAGGTGTCGTCGGGGTGGCGATGGGCGCGGGCGGCGCGGACATTGCGTTGGCGTCAGCCGACATCGTGCTGATCGGCAGTGACCTGCGTCGGCTTGGCACCTGTGTGCGCCTGAGTCGTCAGTGCCGGAAAACCTTGCAGGTGAACGTGATCATCGGCCTGGGCTGGACGCTGGCCATCGTGGTATTCGCGGCCTTCGGCTGGCTCGGTGCGGCGGGCGCGATGATCGCTGCATTGCTGCACAACCTGAGCACGCTGCTGGTGCTGGGCAATGCTGGCCGGCTGCTGCGTTTTCAGGAGCCGCTGCTGAAACTGAAGGCGTCGGACTGA
- the hflK gene encoding protease modulator HflK produces MNEVPRGTHSLNSPWIQAGRLAFFALYAVTVLAALAWAFSNVRQIDPQNRAMVLHFGALDRIQNAGLLLAWPQPFEQVVLLPAADRVIERRVENLLRSDQAVRADRVATFATPLSDALAGSGYLLTGDAGVVQLDVRVFYKVTDPYDFVLQGEHVLPALDRVVTRSAVALTAARDLDTILVARPELIGADNQAAERRERLRGDLVQGINRRLAELKASGQGIGIEVARVDVQSSLPEPAVSAFNAVLTASQQADKAVANARTDAEKLTQSANEQADRTLQVAHAQAGERLAKASADTATVLSLAKAQQQGTDPQMLLRLYRERMPKILGQAGSVTTVDPKDDSRLIIQGASQ; encoded by the coding sequence ATGAATGAAGTTCCACGTGGAACACATTCGCTGAACAGTCCCTGGATTCAAGCGGGACGTCTGGCGTTTTTCGCCCTGTACGCGGTAACGGTGCTCGCGGCGTTGGCCTGGGCATTTTCCAATGTGCGGCAGATTGACCCACAAAATCGCGCGATGGTTTTGCATTTCGGAGCGTTGGATCGCATTCAGAATGCCGGGTTGCTATTGGCGTGGCCGCAGCCGTTTGAACAGGTGGTTTTGTTGCCGGCGGCGGATCGGGTCATTGAGCGACGGGTGGAAAATCTGCTGCGCAGTGATCAGGCCGTGCGGGCGGATCGCGTCGCCACCTTCGCCACACCGCTGAGTGACGCGCTGGCCGGTTCCGGTTATCTGCTCACCGGTGATGCCGGCGTTGTGCAGCTGGATGTGCGGGTGTTCTACAAGGTCACCGATCCCTATGACTTTGTGCTGCAAGGCGAACATGTTTTGCCGGCACTGGATCGAGTGGTGACGCGAAGCGCGGTTGCGCTGACGGCTGCGCGGGATCTGGACACGATTCTGGTGGCGCGGCCCGAGTTGATCGGTGCTGATAATCAGGCCGCCGAACGTCGCGAACGGTTGCGCGGTGATCTGGTGCAAGGCATCAACCGACGTCTCGCCGAGTTGAAGGCGAGCGGTCAGGGCATCGGCATCGAAGTGGCGCGGGTCGATGTGCAATCGAGCCTGCCGGAGCCGGCGGTGAGTGCTTTCAACGCCGTCCTCACCGCTAGCCAGCAAGCCGACAAGGCGGTCGCCAATGCCCGCACGGACGCTGAAAAGCTGACCCAGTCCGCCAACGAACAGGCCGACCGCACGCTGCAAGTCGCCCACGCCCAGGCCGGTGAGCGCCTGGCCAAAGCCTCCGCCGACACGGCGACGGTGCTGAGTCTGGCCAAGGCGCAACAGCAGGGCACTGACCCACAAATGCTGTTGCGTTTGTACCGCGAGCGGATGCCGAAGATTCTCGGCCAGGCCGGTTCGGTGACCACGGTCGATCCGAAAGACGATTCACGCCTGATCATTCAGGGAGCCAGCCAATGA
- the hflC gene encoding protease modulator HflC — protein sequence MSQSHTHDHHDHSGHDHAHGGGHHHHGHHHHHHGAPEEAGPFPWKRMGWAALLVAFAIAAASLVQVRSGEATVITRFGNPSRVLLEPGLSWRWPAPFEAAIPVDLRLRTTSSGLQDVGTRDGLRIIVQAYVAWQVQGDPDNVQRFMRAVQNQPDEAARQIRTFVGSALETTASSFDLANLVNTDASQVRIADFEAQLRQQIDQQLLATYGVRVVQVGIERLTLPSVTLTATVDRMRAERETIATERTAVGKREAAQIRSAAERDARIVQADATVKAADIEAQSRVEAAQIYGRAYAGSPQLYNLLRSLDTLGTIVSPDTKLILRTDAAPFRVLVDGPPNLDSKSGTQP from the coding sequence TTGAGCCAGTCGCACACTCACGATCACCATGACCACAGCGGCCACGATCATGCTCATGGCGGCGGTCATCACCATCACGGGCATCATCACCATCACCACGGCGCGCCGGAAGAGGCGGGGCCTTTTCCCTGGAAACGCATGGGTTGGGCAGCGTTGCTGGTGGCCTTTGCCATCGCGGCGGCAAGCCTGGTGCAAGTACGCTCCGGTGAAGCCACGGTCATCACGCGGTTTGGCAACCCGTCCCGCGTGTTGCTGGAACCGGGTCTGAGCTGGCGCTGGCCGGCACCGTTCGAAGCGGCGATTCCGGTAGACCTGCGTTTGCGCACGACCTCCAGCGGCTTGCAGGACGTCGGCACCCGCGATGGTTTGCGCATCATCGTTCAGGCTTACGTCGCCTGGCAGGTACAAGGCGACCCCGACAATGTGCAGCGCTTCATGCGCGCCGTGCAGAACCAGCCGGACGAAGCGGCGCGGCAGATTCGGACGTTTGTCGGCTCGGCGCTGGAAACCACGGCCAGCAGTTTCGATCTGGCCAATCTGGTGAACACCGATGCCAGTCAGGTTCGCATCGCCGATTTTGAAGCGCAGCTGCGTCAGCAAATCGATCAGCAACTGCTCGCCACTTACGGGGTGCGCGTGGTGCAGGTGGGCATCGAACGGCTGACATTGCCATCGGTGACCTTGACTGCAACGGTTGACCGGATGCGTGCCGAGCGCGAAACCATCGCCACCGAACGCACCGCTGTCGGCAAGCGTGAAGCGGCGCAAATCCGCTCCGCCGCTGAACGCGATGCGCGAATCGTGCAAGCCGATGCCACGGTGAAAGCCGCCGATATCGAAGCCCAATCGCGGGTGGAAGCGGCGCAGATTTACGGACGTGCTTACGCCGGTTCGCCGCAGCTGTACAACTTGCTGCGTTCGCTGGACACCCTGGGCACCATCGTTTCGCCAGACACCAAGCTGATCCTGCGCACCGACGCCGCGCCATTCCGGGTGTTGGTCGACGGTCCGCCCAATCTCGACAGCAAAAGCGGAACGCAGCCATGA